A stretch of Podospora bellae-mahoneyi strain CBS 112042 chromosome 5, whole genome shotgun sequence DNA encodes these proteins:
- a CDS encoding hypothetical protein (COG:H; EggNog:ENOG503NZI2) — protein MRVLDSWPSTGHDLEFNELIPTHDKTEAAILDQLRPLLPASLDHLPLLQNQDEPSPVVDSLPPSSPPDLPAQCHAIFPDAPSLPPVSLPGPEDSSWSPPPLLPDNCRAILPDAPCLPPVSLPEPQGSCSSQSPEPELVSLEMAVVAQAVIAQTSETLNETPAPCLPSPVPPNQQLSVEIPVSTLITPRSLHDGFVPPFPVVKERIAVQALKEAHGAMDGEFVEFDLDRFSFYLDTKHYPLEMRSLQHIGMRKPTDRYYFDGVLSWKGHKYFVQKVEVAELPIGNYGVEHPSVDGEVWVRSVFNSRTEVYYRLRRPTVEYKRFYEPFVWAMDLAKHVVDYAGYLLQENRSLCLEVFKNSFSEWLESTHGGSAAFRKWRRQYPRIDFRVAVANNIDFIWKEVFGVHGEKKAGSMRLFREAMNVDIYESNKAVPELPKLLEGRPMKQDVEVAPTIVTPYINELFGHMVLGKVFHVVSSPDGGLRTPVSAREATPDVQIKMECNVPGRRRGTTQFLPLHVTDAIQVGDTISTPHDDESTNTKWKKEEGVTDSRWFGLVQKVHKAKDGARSFDVTWLYRPAETPCCLMRYPWPNELFLSDHCTCEEGKHARVKEHEVMAVHKANWFGSPETSGDDFFVRHTYIVEHRRWVSLQESHIRCSHGSEKLGYKSGDTVLVLLNLSDKYTEPCEIVKVFKQGKTIFVRLRRLLRRGEVDSVVKNAATNELVYTDKFVVMKPDRITGRCQVRVFEADSPIPSPYNRGGTGNLFYITHQLNGTRQKVVPLGNMPLTMRQGFDPRADNVRKLRGMDLFCGSGNLGRGLEDGGAIEMRWAADTWDKAIHTYMANAPDQDIVHPFYGSVDDLLRLALEGKFSDNVPRPGDVEVISAGSPCPGFSLLTIDKKDLKQTKNQSMVASFAAFIDFYRPKYAVLENVASIVQAHQNRSQDTLSQLFCAVIGLGYQAQLVNGDAWTYGAPQSRNRVFLLIATPDVRLPEAPAPSHSHYPGTKQRGIGKLCNGEAYVQRFLDISTPFKYTSSSEATADLPDIIDGMVDACVSHPEHRLTIGFTGTIRQQVAVIPIFPHGMNFVKTWNGGKGVMTVADRELFPSGEGAMRGRVASTAQGWSRLAPNLAFPTITTALDPRDARTANGLHWRESRPFTLAEARRAQGFSEEEVLLGRQSDKWKLVGNSVSRHMAVALGLKFREAWTGCLGDDGRGRRDGTMETGVEDAMEEQLRREEWEEMAGLVATNVEGVEINGYGNRLLSEETVKGGGAGGHVNKIQQVERVMVARMAEKASTAGSSEVAQSESDNAVQSLPSPCTSLEKSPGPANVRISGDDGH, from the exons atgagggtgcTGGATTCGTGGCCCTCCACGGGACATGACCTCGAGTTCAATGAGCTCATCCCAACGCATGATAAGACGGAAGCTGCCATCTTGGACCAACTACGGCCGTTGCTCCCAGCATCTCTGGATCACCTGCCTCTCCTTCAGAACCAGGATGAGCCGTCACCAGTAGTCGACTCAttaccaccatcatcaccgccagaCCTGCCAGCACAATGTCATGCGATTTTCCCAGACGCACCTTCCCTGCCGCCAGTGTCCCTGCCAGGGCCAGAAGACTCGTCTTGGTCACCGCCCCCATTATTGCCAGACAACTGCCGCGCAATCCTCCCAGATGCACCTTGCCTGCCGCCAGTATCATTGCCAGAACCTCAGGGATCATGCTCATCACAGTCTCCAGAGCCCGAACTCGTCAGTTTGGAAATGGCGGTTGTCGCCCAGGCGGTCATCGCCCAGACATCAGAAACCCTCAATGAGACACCAGCACCTTGTTTGCCTAGCCCGGTCCCGCCAAACCAGCAACTTTCTGTCGAGATACCTGTTTCGACACTTATTACGCCAAGATCCCTGCACGATGGATTTGTACCTCCCTTCCCCGTGGTTAAGGAGCGCATTGCGGTGCAGGCCCTGAAGGAGGCCCATGGCGCCATGGATGGCGAGTTCGTGGAATTTGACTTGGACCGGTTCTCGTTCTATCTGGATACGAAACACTATCCTTTGGAAATGAGGTCATTGCAGCACATAGGCATGAGGAAGCCCACCGACCGGTACTACTTTGACGGTGTGCTCAGCTGGAAGGGTCACAAGTATTTTGTTCAGAAAGTCGAGGTGGCTGAACTTCCCATTGGCAACTATGGGGTTGAGCACCCGAGCGTGGATGGCGAAGTCTGGGTTCGTTCGGTCTTTAATTCGAGAACTGAGGTCTACTATCGACTGCGGAGGCCAACGGTTGAATACAAAAGGTTTTACGAACCGTTTGTATGGGCCATGGATCTCGCCAAGCACGTTGTCGACTATGCTGGTTACTTGCTCCAGGAAAACCGCAGTCTTTGTCTCGAAGTCTTCAAGAATTCTTTCTCTGAGTGGCTTGAGAGCACCCACGGCGGATCTGCCGCTTTCCGAAAGTGGCGGCGACAGTATCCTAGGATTGACTTCAGGGTTGCAGTCGCCAACAACATCGACTTTATTTGGAAAGAAGTCTTTGGGGTTCatggggaaaagaaggccgGCTCGATGAGACTATTTCGGGAGGCGATGAATGTCGATATCTACGAGTCTAACAAAGCTGTGCCGGAGCTCCCGAAGCTTCTGGAGGGCAGGCCGATGAAGCAGGATGTTGAGGTGGCTCCGACCATCGTAACGCCGTATATCAATGAGTTGTTTGGACATATGGTTCTTGGGAAGGTATTCCATGTGGTGTCAAGTCCAGATGGAGGGCTTCGAACACCAGTGTCGGCCCGGGAAGCGACACCAGATGTTCAGATCAAGATGGAGTGTAATGTTCCTGGGAGGCGCCGAGGGACCACACAATTTTTACCTCTCCACGTTACTGATGCAATCCAAGTTGGCGACACCATCTCTACTCCACACGATGATGAAAGCACAAACAccaagtggaagaaggaagagggggtgaCCGACTCGCGCTGGTTCGGTCTGGTCCAAAAGGTTCACAAAGCCAAAGATGGCGCCCGAAGCTTCGATGTCACGTGGCTATACCGACCTGCAGAGACGCCGTGTTGTTTGATGCGATACCCTTGGCCGAACGAGCTATTCCTGAGCGATCATTGTACATGTGAGGAGGGCAAGCATGCTAGGGTTAAAGAGCACGAGGTCATGGCTGTCCACAAAGCCAACTGGTTCGGCAGCCCAGAGACCAGCGGTGACGACTTTTTTGTCCGGCACACTTACATTGTGGAACACCGACGCTGGGTATCACTGCAAGAGTCGCACATCAGATGCTCTCATGGGTCAGAGAAGCTCGGTTACAAATCGGGCGACACAGTCCTGGTACTGTTGAACTTGTCGGACAAATATACGGAGCCTTGTGAGATTGTCAAGGTGTTCAAGCAAGGCAAGACCATATTCGTGCGGCTCCGGAGGCTCCTCAGGCGCGGGGAGGTCGATTCTGTGGTCAAGAACGCCGCCACCAACGAGCTCGTCTATACGGACAAGTTTGTGGTGATGAAGCCTGACAGAATCACAGGGAGATGTCAAGTGCGCGTCTTCGAGGCTGATTCGCCTATTCCAAGCCCATACAATCGCGGCGGAACTGGGAATCTCTTCTATATCACCCACCAACTTAACGGCACTCGACAAAAGGTTGTTCCTCTTGGCAACATGCCTTTGACCATGCGTCAGGGCTTTGATCCAAGGGCAGACAATGTCCGCAAGCTGCGGGGAATGGACTTGTTCTGTGGGAGTGGTAACCTGGGACGAGgtcttgaggatggtggcgcCATTGAAATGCGTTGGGCTGCCGATACTTGGGACAAGGCTATCCATACCTATATGGCCAACGCCCCTGACCAAGACATCGTGCATCCTTTCTATGGCTCGGTGGATGACCTTCTACGGCTAGCTCTGGAGGGAAAGTTCTCGGACAATGTGCCTCGACCAGGCGATGTGGAAGTCATCTCAGCGGGCAGCCCCTGCCCTGGGTTCTCACTGTTGACCATAGACAAGAAGGACCTCAAGCAAACAAAGAACCAGTCCATGGTGGCGTCCTTTGCGGCCTTTATCGACTTTTATCGCCCAAAGTACGCTGTTCTCGAAAACGTCGCCTCGATCGTCCAAGCACACCAAAACCGAAGCCAAGACACGCTGTCCCAGCTGTTCTGTGCTGTCATCGGCCTGGGTTACCAAGCTCAGCTGGTGAATGGGGATGCCTGGACCTACGGTGCGCCCCAGTCGCGTAACCGGGTGTTTCTCCTCATTGCAACCCCCGACGTGCGCTTGCCTGAAGCACCCGCACCCTCACATTCCCACTATCCGGGGACAAAACAGCGGGGTATTGGGAAACTGTGCAATGGCGAGGCTTATGTCCAGCGATTTCTTGATATTTCCACGCCGTTTAAGTACACCAGCTCGTCCGAGGCGACGGCAGATCTGCCCGACATTATCGATGGCATGGTGGATGCTTGCGTATCTCACCCGGAGCACCGTCTAACTATAGGCTTCACCGGAACTATTCGACAGCAGGTGGCTGTAATTCCCATTTTCCCCCACGGCATGAATTTCGTCAAGACGTGGAATGGCGGAAAGGGGGTGATGACGGTGGCGGACAGGGAGCTGTTCCCCAGTGGTGAGGGCGCGATGCGCGGTCGGGTTGCCAGCACCGCACAGGGGTGGTCAAGACTTGCGCCGAACCTTGCGTTCCCTACCATCACGACGGCGTTGGACCCTCGGGACGCGAGGACCGCGAACGGCTTGCATTGGAGGGAGAGCAGGCCCTTTACCTTGGCAGAGGCTCGAAGGGCGCAGGGGttttcggaggaggaggtgctgctggggaggcaGTCGGATAAGTGGAAGTTGGTGGGGAATAGTGTGTCGAGGCACATGGCGGTGGCGTTGGGGCTGAAGTTTCGGGAAGCCTGGACGGGGTgtttgggggatgatggtcgggggaggagggatggtaCGATGGAGACAGGTGTTGAGGATGCAATGGAAGAGCAGCtcaggagggaggagtgggaggagatggcggggttggtggctACGAAT gtggagggtgtgGAGATTAACGGGTATGGCAACCGGCTTTTGTCTGAGGAGACGGttaagggggggggggcgggggggcaCGTCAACAAGATTCAGCAGGttgagagggtgatggtggctcGAATGGCGGAGAAAGCTTCTACTGCGGGCAGTTCTGAGGTTGCTCAGAGCGAGTCGGACAATGCGGTGCAGTCGCTTCCTTCGCCGTGTACATCACTGGAGAAGTCGCCGGGTCCGGCGAATGTGCGGATctcgggggatgatggacaTTGA
- a CDS encoding hypothetical protein (EggNog:ENOG503NZV6), translating into MLGARIIALRGGAKNRGHLLLRLYGHPRQYLNQASFTRASICLPNNGTHFSTFGSGQDAPLPQRFSEPMRTLETEFAEEEEEEEEEEEEEEEEEEESQVSELPRRVDCLPKKYSNLWDHLSAQEQDDELWMDRAGPSLALTWGWARPLAGDAWKGEAFQYTPSYHKDFDWAAPAMTLAALMRFPSDQWTISEWPLARGVACNTSSRLPVLTAQLLLRRDAYMRARARKHIPLARYLEDTVAWNARIKQLESSKGITEQDIATWLWILSCHNADLRVERFLRSSCRKPFFLLQAMFATDRLFANPKSFMDLVQYLSDNYVHRHRPESEDRHSLPQSRGRDMTWWHFNGVLHRLVWHTRDSWPSAVTAIAQLVVDYINTISDDPSKGHSSHAVRSFVFNKALQYFSWPSRMRPLANMPYNWAAQRLVLSIASSFDPPLVPDKESYSAIQAVLAALPKSKGEIKNAERIAATWPPYRQAVDGVDERRDPEEDLSRSSMAGLLAREAGYPTNVIDQGISVLAGSTFGQPPSIQTRSVPLPTVSGEHAALNLHRNWALQIKATRNAREAWRLFQRPPLPTMQPDAQVAGQMMAKLYAHKAPSVKRLRPGDVKETFPINNGNLTALEIARITPPAPDELYHTLLSQGLKPVGHYLDILLTNAPSKQEALNYVRDSPFHFAGDVLSDFRRWDTQEGKAALGALDFQLVNAWVAMLCRVHVDSASYTRHTTLFTREFGCGPVAEAILLAHLCQAARPVLSRNDRKPWHTILTALSKKALLHNPRGYGMDHLVLTMDAFLRIYERTLHIQGDDTVAFLALCYMIRKTLKMATFQSSLTERRPIPRKKRLANLLARARLRAVQSFVNLSSPVEAGTRLFPQDMTRYHMSALTVYRYMKAMACCGDGKEMVHIMDWVLDGWMSDYFSEEIKEPKQHAHQQMMHTIAYFARIGKDLVEEAEMERVRKRLEHLVEHHGCTWAWPSAYRGYGKDDIIDSTLAARWADRIARASSEQAFDDD; encoded by the exons ATGCTTGGCGCGAGAATCATCGCCTTGAGGGGTGGTGCAAAGAACAGAGGACATCTCTTGCTG CGCCTTTACGGGCACCCCCGACAGTATTTAAACCAAGCATCGTTTACCAGAGCATCCATCTGTTTACCGAACAATGGCACACACTTCAGCACGTTTGGCAGCGGCCAAGACGCCCCACTCCCGCAAAGGTTCTCGGAACCGATGAGGACATTGGAGACAGAGTtcgcagaagaagaag aagaagaagaagaagaagaagaagaagaagaagaagaagaagaagaaagccaGGTTTCAGAACTCCCACGACGGGTCGATTGCCTCCCCAAAAAGTACTCCAACCTCTGGGATCATCTGTCAGCACAAGAGCAGGACGATGAGCTGTGGATGGATCGTGCAGGACCTTCCTTGGCCCTCACCTGGGGCTGGGCAAGACCTTTGGCGGGCGATGcgtggaagggggaggcaTTTCAGTATACCCCGTCATACCACAAGGACTTCGACTGGGCTGCGCCCGCCATGACGCTGGCTGCCCTCATGCGCTTCCCGAGCGATCAGTGGACCATCAGTGAATGGCCTCTTGCTCGCGGTGTAGCCTGCAACACATCATCCCGCCTCCCTGTCCTGACAGCCCAACTACTGCTCCGGCGAGACGCATACATGCGTGCCCGGGCACGCAAACATATCCCATTAGCTCGCTATCTCGAGGACACAGTGGCCTGGAACGCGCGAATAAAACAGCTAGAGTCTTCTAAAGGGATCACGGAGCAGGACATTGCCACCTGGTTATGGATTCTTTCCTGCCATAATGCCGACTTGCGAGTGGAAAGATTTCTTAGGAGCAGCTGCCGCAAGCCATTCTTCCTGCTACAGGCCATGTTCGCCACGGACCGGCTCTTTGCCAATCCCAAAAGCTTCATGGACCTGGTCCAGTATCTCTCGGACAACTACGTTCACCGACATCGGCCTGAAAGTGAAGATAGGCATTCGCTGCCGCAGTCGAGGGGTCGGGATATGACGTGGTGGCACTTCAACGGAGTGCTACATCGCCTTGTTTGGCATACACGGGATTCATGGCCATCAGCAGTCACGGCAATCGCGCAGTTGGTCGTCGACTACATCAACACTATATCTGATGACCCTTCCAAGGGACATAGCAGCCATGCAGTCCGATCGTTTGTCTTCAACAAAGCTCTCCAATACTTTAGCTGGCCGTCGAGGATGCGTCCACTTGCCAATATGCCCTACAACTGGGCCGCCCAACGACTTGTCCTCAGCATTGCATCATCGTTCGACCCTCCCCTAGTTCCCGACAAGGAGAGCTACAGCGCTATACAAGCGGTCTTGGCTGCTCTTCCGAAAAGCAAGGGCGAGATCAAGAACGCAGAGCGAATCGCAGCAACATGGCCTCCTTATCGGCAAGCCGTCGACGGGGTTGACGAGCGCCGTGACCCCGAAGAGGATTTGAGCCGGAGCTCCATGGCGGGCCTCCTTGCTCGCGAGGCTGGCTACCCTACCAATGTGATCGACCAGGGCATCTCGGTGCTGGCAGGGTCGACTTTTGGCCAGCCACCGTCCATTCAAACAAGAAGCGTGCCACTTCCAACAGTGTCAGGTGAGCATGCCGCCCTCAACCTGCACCGGAACTGGGCCTTGCAAATCAAAGCAACTAGGAACGCCCGGGAAGCTTGGCGGTTGTTCCAGagacctcctcttcccacaaTGCAACCAGACGCCCAAGTTGCTGGTCAGATGATGGCCAAGCTCTATGCCCATAAAGCGCCATCTGTCAAAAGACTCCGGCCAGGGGACGTCAAAGAAACGTTTCCGATCAATAACGGGAATCTGACTGCTCTCGAGATTGCCAGAATCACCCCTCCGGCTCCAGATGAGCTATATCACACGTTGCTCTCACAAGGGCTCAAACCGGTTGGGCACTATCTTGACATTCTCTTGACAAACGCACCTTCGAAGCAGGAAGCCCTGAACTATGTTCGAGATAGCCCCTTCCACTTTGCTGGAGATGTCCTGTCTGATTTCAGGCGGTGGGACACCCAGGAAGGCAAAGCTGCTCTCGGAGCTCTAGACTTTCAGCTCGTCAATGCCTGGGTTGCTATGCTGTGTCGGGTCCATGTCGATAGTGCTTCTTATACAAGACATACCACGCTCTTCACACGCGAGTTCGGATGTGGGCCGGTGGCTGAGGCCATCTTACTCGCCCATCTCTGCCAGGCGGCTCGACCGGTACTTTCGCGGAACGACAGGAAGCCATGGCACACAATTCTGACGGCGCTTTCGAAAAAGGCTCTTCTGCACAACCCGAGAGGTTACGGGATGGACCACCTTGTGCTGACGATGGATGCGTTTCTAAGGATCTATGAGCGAACGCTGCATATCCAGGGTGATGACACCGTTGCGTTCTTGGCGCTGTGTTACATGATTCGAAAGACGTTGAAAATGGCAACATTTCAATCTTCCCTCACAGAGCGGCGACCCATACCACGGAAGAAACGGCTGGCTAACCTGCTTGCTCGAGCACGTTTGCGGGCGGTGCAATCTTTTGTCAACCTCTCTAGTCCGGTTGAAGCGGGCACTCGGCTGTTCCCCCAAGACATGACACGATACCACATGAGTGCGTTGACAGTGTATCGCTACATGAAAGCGATGGCTTGCTGCGGGGATGGAAAGGAGATGGTGCATATCATGGACTGGGTCCTGGACGGGTGGATGTCGGACTACTTCTCCGAGGAGATCAAAGAGCCAAAGCAACATGCCCACCAGCAAATGATGCACACCATTGCGTACTTTGCTCGGATAGGGAAGGACCTGGTGGAAGAGGCAGAGATGGAGCGCGTCCGGAAGCGACTGGAGCATCTAGTTGAGCACCATGGATGTACATGGGCCTGGCCCAGTGCATATAGGGGATACGGGAAGGATGATATTATTGATTCGACTCTGGCTGCACGCTGGGCCGATCGGATCGCTCGTGCTTCGTCTGAGCAGgcttttgatgatgattag
- the SAS2 gene encoding SAS complex subunit (EggNog:ENOG503NUB3; COG:B), translated as MPGLVRKKRISDEPDTQDAPATTSTLPGAPSRRATRQSSTAPLPTPADPEPRRRRRRVESEAEEELPVTLPLRKSRALQGNENVPLTTGGNLPKVTRSTRHSGGLETGVAENLAPSVPPQPASASLPVPTVPHRSPVAPRPVGRPPGRPSSHAQTVPPNQSVTVGRNKPITMATSGSQPGHPASKTDSVTATKTSDRKSAIKNTQTDRNIDKVVLGDLCFKTWYPSYFGKEVLDNGPGTLDRLYVCDCCFKYSKELVAWWQHVQLCRAKNFIPGSKIYTHPKGQRTVLKACGPPPKSGRGRKSNASQKMVEELVQDQGEWSIWEVDGEVDVLFCQNLSLFAKLFLDNKSVFFDVTGFKYFLLVYTTPAVPAPSLPTPPEHPSSSSGSGNAPRQPRSQVVGFFSKEKMSWDNNNLACILVFPPWQRKGLGSLLMGVSYEISKREGVLGGPEKPISELGKKGYKRFWGNEIAMWLLSIPPTSSGAIEDGQEVATVDVYDCSKATWIVPEDCLMVLRDMGVVEDAGVGPVVKHSALGTPAELEGLTGAPVPAPDGVANNEKEGTPQQEEPVAHQRRVMIRHEAVMEWVKKNRISLKKPCDPNGFVEGYAMKKENDSAAAEESG; from the exons ATGCCCGGACTTGTGAGGAAGAAACGAATCAGCGACGAACCAGATACACAAGATGCTCCCGCTACGACATCCACCTTACCAGGTGCTCCTTCACGAAGAGCAACTCGTCAATCCTCGACCGCCCCGCTACCGACACCAGCAGATCCCGAGCCACgacgccgtcgccgccgcgTCGAAAGCGAAGCGGAGGAAGAGCTGCCCGTGACATTGCCACTTCGCAAATCCCGAGCACTGCAAGGGAATGAGAATGTGCCTCTGACCACGGGGGGAAACTTACCAAAAGTCACGCGCTCCACACGGCATAGCGGCGGACTTGAGACTGGGGTTGCTGAAAACCTTGCACCATCGGTGCCCCCTCAGCCTGCTTCAGCGTCACTACCTGTCCCCACGGTCCCTCATCGCTCGCCTGTCGCCCCTCGTCCGGTTGGCAGACCACCAGGTCGACCCTCAAGCCACGCACAGACAGTGCCTCCAAATCAATCCGTTACCGTGGGACGAAACAagcccatcaccatggctACGTCAGGCTCGCAACCGGGCCATCCAGCGTCGAAAACCGACTCCGTAACGGCGACGAAGACGTCCGATCGAAAGAGTGCCATCAAGAATACACAGACCGACCGAAACATAGACAAGGTCGTCCTTGGAGACCTCTGTTTCAAGACTTGGTACCCTTCCTACTTTGGCAAAGAAGTCCTGGACAATGGCCCCGGCACGCTCGACCGTCTCTATGTTTGCGATTGTTGCTTCAAGTACTCCAAAGAGCTAGTCGCTTGGTGGCAGCACGTTCAACTCTGCCGGGCAAAGAACTTTATTCCAGGTTCAAAGATATACACCCACCCCAAAGGTCAGCGAACCGTTCTCAAGGCATGTGGTCCACCGCCCAAATCCGGCAGAGGTAGGAAGAGCAATGCCAGTCAAAAGATGGTAGAGGAGTTGGTTCAAGACCAAGGGGAGTGGAGCATCTGGGAGGTTGACGGCGAGGTCGATGTG CTGTTCTGCCAGAATCTCTCTCTGTTTGCCAAACTCTTCTTGGACAATAAGTCTGTCTTTTTTGACGTCACCGGCTTCAAGTATTTTCTGCTCGTCTACACAACCCCGGCTGTTCCAGCACCGTCTTTGCCAACACCGCCAGAacacccatcatcctcatccggcTCCGGCAAcgctcctcgccaaccacgTAGCCAGGTAGTCGGGTTCTTCTCGAAAGAGAAGATGTCctgggacaacaacaacctggcATGCATCCTCGTCTTTCCACCATGGCAGCGCAAAGGCCTGGGGTCATTGCTGATGGGCGTAAGCTACGAGATCTCCAAACGGGAAGGAGTGCTAGGTGGACCTGAGAAGCCCATTAGTGAACTGGGCAAAAAGGGGTACAAGAGGTTTTGGGGCAATGAGATCGCGATGTGGCTTCTGAGTATCCCACCGACGAGCTCGGGTGCCATTGAGGATGGACAAGAAGTGGCGACAGTTGATGTTTACGACTGCAGCAAGGCCACTTGGATAGTCCCTGAGGAttgcttgatggtgttgagagaCATGGGAGTTGTGGAGGATGCAGGGGTTGGGCCGGTGGTGAAGCATTCTGCGCTTGGTACACCCGCGGAACTGGAAGGTTTGACCGGTGCGCCAGTGCCAGCTCCTGATGGTGTTGCCAACAATGAGAAAGAGGGCACGCCACAGCAGGAAGAGCCAGTGGCTCATCAGCGGCGGGTCATGATCCGGCACGAGGCAGTGATGGagtgggtgaagaagaacaggatCAGCTTGAAAAAGCCATGTGATCCAAACGGTTTTGTGGAGGGCTATGccatgaagaaggagaatgaTTCTGCGGCGGCAGAGGAGTCGGGGTAG
- a CDS encoding hypothetical protein (COG:G; EggNog:ENOG503NV3T), translated as MAPDHKACLIVIDGWGIPSEESPKNGDAIAAAETPVMDEFSRSATGFTELDASSLAVGLPEGLMGNSEVGHLNIGAGRVVWQDVVRIDQTIKQGKLAENDVIKKVMEAAKNSNGRLHLCGLVSHGGVHAKQTHLYALLEAAKQYGIPKVYIHFFGDGRDTDPKSGAGYLEELLAKIKELGIGEIATIVGRYYAMDRDKRWERVEIALKGLVLGEGEESTDPVKTIKERYDKGENDEFLKPIIVGGQESRIKDGDNVFFFNYRSDRVRQITQVMGDVDRSVLPDFPYPKINLVTMTQYKVDYPFEVAFKPQHMGNVLAEWLGKQGVKQVHVAETEKYAHVTFFFNGGVEKVFPLEVRDESQDLVPSNKSVATYDKAPEMSADGVAEQVVKRLGEGEFPFVMNNFAPPDMVGHTGVYEAAIVGCAATDKAIGKIYEGCRKNGYILFITSDHGNAEEMKFPDGKPKTSHTTNKVPFIMANAPEGWSLKKEEGVLGDVAPTVLAAMGLPIPEEMTGRSLLVRN; from the exons ATGGCTCCCGATCACAAGGCTTGCCTGA TCGTGATTGACGGCTGGGGTATCCCCTCGGAGGAGTCTCCCAAGAATGGCGATGCTATTGCTGCCGCCGAAACCCCCGTCATGGACGAGTTCTCCAGGAGCGCCACCGGATTCACCGAGCTCGatgcctcctccctcgctgTCGGCCTCCCTGAGGGGCTGATGGGCAACTCCGAAGTTGGCCATCTCAACATTGGCGCCGGCCGTGTCGTCTGGCAGGATGTCGTCCGCATCGACCAAACGATCAAGCAGGGCAAGCTCGCCGAGAACGATGTGATTAAGAAGGTTatggaggcggccaagaacaGCAATGGCCGTCTTCACTTGTGCGGTTTGGTCTCGCATGGTGGTGTG CACGCCAAGCAAACCCATCTTTATGCTCTCctcgaggctgccaagcAGTATGGCATCCCCAAGGTCTACATCCACTTCTTTGGTGATGGCCGTGACACCGACCCCAAGTCCGGTGCCGGTTACCTGGAGGAACTGctcgccaagatcaaggagcttGGTATTGGTGAGATTGCCACCATTGTCGGCAGGTACTATGCCATGGACCGTGACAAGAGATGGGAACGTGTCGAGATCGCTCTCAAGGGCCTTGTCCTcggcgaaggcgaggagAGCACCGACCCGGTCAAGACCATCAAGGAGCGTTATGACAAGGGCGAGAACGACGAGTTTCTCAAGCCCATCATTGTTGGTGGCCAGGAGTCTCGCATCAAGG ATGGTGATaacgtcttcttcttcaactaCCGTTCCGATCGTGTCCGCCAAATCACGCAGGTTATGGGCGACGTCGACCGGTCAGTCCTCCCGGATTTCCCCTACCCTAAGATCAACTTGGTCACCATGACCCAGTACAAGGTCGACTACCCCTTCGAGGTTGCTTTCAAGCCCCAGCACATGGGCAATGTGCTTGCTGAGTGGTTGGGCAAGCAGGGCGTCAAGCAGGTTCACGTGGCCGAGACGGAGAAGTATGCCCACGTCACCTTCTTTTTcaacggtggtgttgagaaggTGTTCCCTCTCGAGGTCCGTGACGAGAGCCAGGATCTTGTGCCCTCCAACAAGAGCGTCGCCACTTACGACAAGGCTCCCGAGATGAGCGCCGACGGTGTCGCCGAGCAGGTTGTCAAGCGTCTTGGTGAGGGCGAGTTCCCCTTCGTCATGAACAACTTTGCTCCTCCCGACATGGTTGGTCACACTGGTGTGTACGAGGCTGCCATCGTTGGCTGCGCGGCCACGGACAAGGCCATTGGCAAGATCTATGAGGGATGCAGGAAGAACGGCTACATTCTCTTCATCACGTCCGACCACGGCAACGCCGAGGAGATGAAGTTCCCCGACGGCAAGCCCAAGACGtctcacaccaccaacaaggtgcccttcatcatggccaacGCCCCCGAGGGCTGGAGtctgaagaaggaggagggtgtccTTGGCGATGTTGCCCCTACTGTGCTTGCCGCCATGGGCCTGCCAATTCCCGAGGAGATGACTGGCCGCAGCCTGTTGGTCAGGAATTGA